The following proteins come from a genomic window of Ornithinimicrobium cryptoxanthini:
- a CDS encoding diacylglycerol kinase family protein gives MTGTTQVAAVLNPAADHAWAAQAELQRVCRLLEWPDPDIYYTTVTEPGARQARAALREGAQLVVVGGGDGTVRQVAGVLAGTGVPLGILPLGTANLFARNLGLARSDVTEMVQAALLGQTRHLDIGLVRYVQLGPAGPVESPPHHFLVLVGAGHDAATVADTRQALKRWVSWLAYFEPGARRLTKALLPLRVEVDGGRREDLSAWSLLVSNCGLIPAGIKVAADAEVDDGLLDLVHVAPPTVAHWAPIALKGLLGFRREVPGLSYRQARTVKVFSEEPVVIQIDGDPHPDILELDCTVLPGQLTVRTARSTQASTISTLMRGWTGRGAERRILRVLRHTPPEELDAVLGEVDLEALVRKLDDHRPGPDHRSALLDLLVRERRQVLTVARLAQLATALHRGPTPRSHELAIRDLVLSLRGEELEEFKSMVNSSGSYHDLDHLVFDDIGDDELRTQILAHIAAEAVGRASADLRILCDIDDTVLCMLHDRRYPRGTVYPGVVEFLLALDHGAAREPGRPGDLTFITARPSDPRGLVESYTRNGLAELGLPPHSVMTGHILNVATKGRIAERKMANFDRSRLLFPECQVVFIGDNGQADVEVGRAMLARDPEHVRAVFIHHVSPVGPDVRASLAAEGIWLFDTYADAAARAHELGLISEQGFEQVRAAVEATRSG, from the coding sequence ATGACCGGGACCACCCAGGTGGCCGCGGTGCTCAACCCCGCTGCCGACCATGCCTGGGCGGCGCAGGCCGAGCTGCAGCGGGTGTGCCGGCTGCTGGAGTGGCCCGACCCCGACATCTACTACACGACCGTCACCGAGCCGGGCGCTCGTCAGGCCCGGGCTGCGCTCCGCGAGGGTGCGCAGCTGGTGGTCGTGGGCGGCGGCGACGGCACGGTCCGGCAGGTCGCTGGCGTCCTGGCCGGCACCGGCGTGCCGCTCGGCATCCTGCCACTGGGGACGGCCAACCTGTTTGCGCGCAACCTCGGTCTGGCGCGCTCCGACGTGACGGAGATGGTGCAGGCCGCGCTGCTGGGGCAGACACGCCACCTGGACATCGGCCTGGTCCGCTATGTGCAGCTGGGACCCGCGGGGCCGGTGGAGTCCCCACCGCACCACTTCCTGGTCCTGGTCGGCGCCGGGCACGACGCGGCCACGGTCGCCGACACGAGACAGGCTCTCAAGCGGTGGGTGAGCTGGCTGGCCTATTTTGAGCCCGGCGCCCGCCGACTGACCAAGGCCCTGCTGCCACTGCGGGTCGAGGTCGACGGCGGCCGGCGTGAGGACCTCAGCGCGTGGAGCCTGCTGGTGAGCAACTGCGGGCTCATCCCGGCCGGCATCAAGGTGGCCGCCGATGCCGAGGTGGATGACGGTCTGCTGGACCTGGTGCACGTCGCGCCACCGACCGTGGCGCACTGGGCCCCGATCGCGTTGAAGGGGCTGCTCGGCTTCCGTCGGGAGGTGCCCGGTCTGTCCTACCGTCAGGCCCGCACCGTCAAGGTCTTCAGCGAGGAACCCGTCGTGATCCAGATCGACGGGGACCCGCACCCGGACATCCTGGAGCTCGACTGCACCGTGCTGCCCGGGCAGCTGACCGTGCGGACCGCACGGTCCACTCAGGCGAGCACGATCAGCACCTTGATGCGGGGCTGGACCGGCCGCGGTGCGGAGCGGCGCATCCTGCGGGTGCTGCGGCATACGCCCCCTGAGGAGCTGGACGCCGTCCTCGGCGAGGTCGACCTGGAGGCCCTCGTGCGCAAGCTGGACGACCACCGGCCCGGCCCGGACCACCGCAGCGCCCTGCTGGACCTGCTGGTCCGCGAGCGCCGGCAGGTGCTCACCGTGGCCCGTCTGGCGCAGCTGGCGACGGCGCTGCACCGGGGGCCGACCCCGCGCAGCCACGAGCTGGCGATCCGGGACCTCGTCCTGTCGCTGCGCGGCGAGGAGCTCGAGGAGTTCAAGTCCATGGTCAACAGCAGCGGCAGCTATCACGACCTCGACCACCTGGTCTTCGACGACATCGGCGACGACGAGCTGCGCACCCAGATCCTGGCGCACATCGCCGCCGAAGCGGTGGGCCGTGCCTCAGCTGACCTGCGCATCCTGTGCGACATCGACGACACGGTGCTCTGCATGTTGCACGACCGTCGATATCCGCGGGGGACGGTCTATCCGGGCGTCGTGGAGTTCCTGCTCGCCCTGGACCACGGAGCCGCCCGTGAGCCGGGTCGCCCTGGTGACCTGACCTTCATCACCGCACGCCCGAGCGACCCGCGGGGGCTGGTCGAGAGCTACACCCGCAACGGCCTGGCAGAGCTCGGGCTGCCGCCGCACTCGGTGATGACCGGGCACATCCTCAACGTGGCCACCAAGGGGAGGATCGCCGAGCGCAAGATGGCCAACTTCGACCGCTCGCGCCTGCTGTTCCCCGAGTGCCAGGTCGTCTTCATCGGAGACAACGGGCAGGCCGACGTCGAGGTGGGTCGCGCGATGCTCGCACGTGACCCCGAGCACGTGCGGGCGGTGTTCATCCACCACGTGAGCCCGGTCGGGCCGGACGTGCGTGCGTCGCTGGCTGCCGAGGGGATCTGGCTCTTCGACACGTATGCCGACGCCGCGGCCCGGGCGCACGAGCTGGGCCTGATCTCGGAGCAGGGGTTCGAGCAGGTGCGTGCCGCGGTCGAGGCGACCAGGTCGGGCTAG
- a CDS encoding NAD(P)/FAD-dependent oxidoreductase translates to MTTQHSAPAAGVVVIGAGLAGAHVVESLRAHDYAGPITLVGDETDRPYERPPLSKGYLQGQAEIDEAYVHPAGWYAEHDVTTRLGEEAVAIDRDAHEVELAGGERIAYQELVVATGATPRRLPLPGSDLSGVLTLRRIADSDAIKEAIAAHSRIVIIGGGWIGLEVAAAARAGGCEVAVIESSELPLLAVLGPQVAGHFAQLHRDQGVDLRTGASCEAFTGEDGRVTGVVVDGETFPADVVVVGIGAAPNTDLAAAAGLTVESGVVTDEHLRSVDDRDILAVGDVAEAQNTLTGHLLRVEHWDNAIRQGKLAGAVIAGGDDAYDWAPYFFTDQFDLGMEYVGHGREDDDVVIRGELGSGEFIAFWLRDGTVSAAMNVNIWDVNEHLRALIGTEVAPERLADSDVELTDL, encoded by the coding sequence ATGACAACCCAGCACTCCGCACCCGCGGCCGGCGTCGTCGTCATCGGGGCCGGTCTGGCAGGCGCCCATGTCGTCGAGTCGTTGCGCGCACACGACTATGCCGGACCCATCACCCTGGTCGGCGACGAGACGGACCGTCCCTACGAGCGACCCCCCTTGAGCAAGGGCTACCTGCAGGGTCAGGCGGAGATCGATGAGGCCTACGTGCACCCGGCAGGTTGGTATGCCGAGCACGACGTCACCACCCGGCTCGGGGAGGAGGCGGTCGCCATCGACCGCGACGCGCACGAGGTCGAGCTCGCGGGCGGAGAGCGGATCGCCTATCAGGAGCTGGTAGTGGCCACCGGTGCCACACCCCGGCGCCTGCCCCTCCCGGGCAGCGACCTGAGCGGTGTGCTGACCCTGCGTCGCATCGCCGACAGCGACGCCATCAAGGAGGCCATTGCAGCGCACTCGCGGATAGTCATCATCGGTGGGGGCTGGATCGGGCTCGAGGTCGCCGCGGCAGCCCGTGCGGGCGGGTGCGAGGTGGCCGTCATCGAGAGTTCAGAGCTCCCCCTTCTCGCGGTCCTTGGCCCCCAGGTGGCTGGGCACTTCGCCCAACTGCACCGGGACCAGGGCGTCGACCTGCGCACCGGCGCCTCCTGCGAGGCGTTCACCGGCGAGGACGGCCGCGTCACGGGCGTCGTCGTGGACGGCGAGACCTTCCCTGCGGACGTGGTGGTGGTGGGCATCGGGGCGGCGCCCAACACCGACCTGGCCGCCGCGGCCGGGCTGACCGTGGAGTCCGGGGTCGTGACCGACGAGCACCTGCGATCGGTGGACGACCGCGACATCCTGGCCGTCGGCGACGTCGCCGAGGCGCAGAACACGTTGACCGGTCACCTGCTGCGGGTCGAGCACTGGGACAACGCGATCCGGCAGGGCAAGCTCGCTGGCGCCGTGATCGCCGGCGGTGACGACGCCTACGACTGGGCTCCCTACTTCTTCACCGACCAGTTCGACCTGGGCATGGAGTATGTCGGGCACGGCCGCGAGGACGACGACGTGGTGATCCGCGGCGAGCTGGGCTCTGGTGAGTTCATCGCGTTCTGGCTGCGCGACGGCACGGTGAGCGCGGCGATGAACGTCAACATCTGGGACGTCAACGAGCACCTGCGTGCGTTGATCGGCACGGAGGTCGCGCCCGAGCGACTTGCTGACAGCGACGTCGAACTGACCGACCTCTGA
- the folE gene encoding GTP cyclohydrolase I, translating into MTTGTERSRAPLSHETGWAELATDLPVPASDHLDRATRAAADFLAALGVDCDTTARAASPRRMARAYAAMLTARPFEMTTFDNDEGYDELVLVKSIPVQSLCEHHFLPFTGTAHVGYLPGSRILGLSKFARVVEMFARRPQVQERLTQQVADWIDRELQPRGVGVVIEAEHTCMTLRGVRAAGTTTRTSALRGSLRETAQRAEFFSLIH; encoded by the coding sequence ATGACGACAGGCACCGAGCGCTCCCGCGCCCCACTCTCGCACGAGACCGGGTGGGCAGAGCTGGCCACCGACCTTCCCGTCCCGGCCAGCGACCACCTCGACCGGGCGACCCGGGCGGCCGCCGACTTCCTGGCCGCCCTCGGCGTCGACTGCGACACCACTGCCAGGGCGGCCAGCCCGCGCCGCATGGCCAGGGCCTATGCCGCGATGCTGACCGCGCGCCCGTTCGAGATGACCACGTTCGACAACGACGAGGGCTATGACGAGCTCGTGCTGGTCAAGTCGATCCCCGTCCAGTCCCTGTGCGAGCACCACTTCCTGCCGTTCACCGGCACGGCCCACGTGGGCTACCTGCCGGGCAGCCGGATCCTCGGGCTGTCCAAGTTTGCCCGGGTCGTGGAGATGTTTGCCCGCCGCCCCCAGGTCCAGGAGCGGCTCACCCAGCAGGTTGCCGACTGGATCGACCGTGAGCTCCAACCGCGCGGGGTCGGGGTCGTCATCGAGGCGGAGCACACCTGCATGACCCTGCGCGGTGTGCGTGCCGCCGGCACCACGACCCGCACCAGCGCGCTGCGCGGCTCCCTGCGCGAGACCGCCCAGCGCGCCGAGTTCTTCAGCCTCATCCACTAG
- a CDS encoding ABC transporter permease — protein sequence MTAPTTTHPARTTRSGGVRPVHLWLGAGVLAVGSYLSLGVGASSVGVVDLLNPSPEAWHILTTSRIPRLIAILLAGASLSVAGLIMQRITANRFVSPSTSGTVEAAVLGILIATMFFGGTSLIVKMGIAIVTAIAGTLIFLQMLQRIQHREGIVVALVGLMYGGVLAAITTFVAYQRDLIQYLDIWTTGSFSSVLEGRYEPLYIVLVVGIIGYVFADKFTVIGMGESFATNLGLNYQRILYIGLIVVSVMAAVVVVVVGAIPFLGLIVPNVVTLLLGDNIKKVLPLTALAGAGFVLACDVAGRVIIHPYELPVATIAGAIGGVVFIWLILRSAKGASV from the coding sequence GTGACCGCACCGACCACCACCCACCCCGCCCGGACCACCCGTTCTGGCGGGGTGCGGCCCGTCCACCTCTGGCTCGGGGCCGGTGTCCTGGCGGTCGGCAGCTATCTGTCCCTCGGTGTGGGCGCCAGCAGTGTGGGCGTGGTTGACCTGCTCAACCCCAGCCCCGAGGCCTGGCACATCCTGACCACCTCCCGCATCCCACGGCTCATCGCGATCCTGCTGGCGGGAGCGTCCCTGTCGGTGGCCGGCCTGATCATGCAGCGGATCACCGCCAACCGTTTCGTCTCCCCCAGCACCTCCGGCACCGTGGAGGCCGCGGTCCTGGGCATCCTGATCGCCACGATGTTCTTCGGCGGGACCTCACTCATCGTCAAGATGGGCATCGCGATCGTCACCGCGATCGCCGGCACCCTGATCTTCCTGCAGATGCTCCAGCGCATCCAGCACCGCGAGGGCATCGTGGTCGCCCTGGTGGGCTTGATGTATGGCGGGGTCCTGGCCGCCATCACGACCTTCGTCGCCTATCAGCGCGACCTCATCCAGTATCTCGACATCTGGACCACCGGCTCGTTCTCCTCGGTGCTCGAGGGTCGCTACGAACCGCTCTACATCGTGCTGGTCGTCGGCATCATCGGCTACGTCTTCGCCGACAAGTTCACCGTGATCGGGATGGGCGAGTCGTTCGCCACCAACCTCGGCCTGAACTACCAGCGCATCCTCTATATCGGTCTGATCGTGGTCTCCGTGATGGCTGCCGTGGTCGTGGTGGTCGTCGGCGCGATCCCGTTCCTCGGGCTGATCGTGCCCAACGTCGTGACCCTGCTCCTGGGCGACAACATCAAGAAGGTCCTGCCGCTCACCGCCCTCGCCGGGGCCGGGTTCGTGCTGGCCTGCGACGTCGCCGGCCGGGTCATCATCCACCCCTACGAGCTGCCGGTCGCCACCATCGCCGGGGCCATCGGCGGGGTCGTCTTCATCTGGCTCATCCTGCGCTCGGCCAAGGGGGCGTCCGTATGA
- the dxs gene encoding 1-deoxy-D-xylulose-5-phosphate synthase: MGLLNSIAGPADLKRLSSAQLAELAQEIRTYLIDSVSRTGGHLGPNLGVVELTMAIHRVFDSPHDTVVFDTGHQSYVHKLLTGRHDFATLRKQGGLSGYPSRAESEHDVVENSHASTSLSWAIGIATGRKLRGETDRHTVAVIGDGALTGGMAWEALNNIAANPDLPLIVVVNDNERSYAPTIGGMADYLASLRSSRNYENVLSWGKRLLHRTPVVGRQMYDTLHGVKKGLKDIVSPQGMFEDLGLKYLGPVDGHDLAAMETALRRAHDFGGVVLVHAITEKGHGYQPATNDEADRFHAVGVINPETGLPLELSGRSWTDEFSDELLDLADEREDIVALTASMLIPVGLSGFAKKHPQRVFDVGIAEQHAVTMAAGLSFAGMHPVVAVYATFLNRAFDQLLMDCALHRQGVTFILDRAGVTGTDGASHNGMWDMALVSIVPGLRLAAPRDGAQIRVALREAVDVADAPTVIRFPKGTVAEPIQAVGAHGSVDILRESEQPDLLLVSVGALASVALEVAEKLGAQGISVKVVDPRWVLPISADLVELTGQAEAVAVIEDNLVASGVGAALAACLRGEDDPRPVWTYGIPKEFLDHGSRGQVLERIGLTPDTVATSLTTRLRG; the protein is encoded by the coding sequence GTGGGTCTGCTCAACAGCATTGCCGGTCCGGCCGACCTGAAGCGGCTCTCGTCGGCACAGCTTGCCGAACTCGCCCAGGAGATCAGGACCTATCTGATCGACTCGGTCTCGCGCACGGGCGGACATCTCGGCCCCAACCTGGGGGTCGTGGAGCTGACCATGGCGATCCACCGGGTCTTCGACAGCCCGCACGACACGGTCGTCTTCGACACCGGGCACCAGTCCTATGTGCACAAGCTGCTCACCGGACGCCATGACTTCGCGACGCTGCGCAAGCAGGGTGGCCTGTCCGGCTATCCCAGCCGCGCCGAGTCCGAGCACGACGTGGTGGAGAACTCCCACGCCAGCACCTCCCTGTCCTGGGCGATCGGCATCGCCACCGGACGCAAGCTGCGCGGCGAGACCGATCGGCATACCGTCGCGGTCATCGGTGACGGCGCGCTGACCGGTGGCATGGCCTGGGAGGCCCTCAACAACATCGCGGCCAACCCGGACCTGCCACTGATCGTCGTGGTCAACGACAACGAGCGGTCCTATGCGCCGACCATCGGCGGGATGGCCGACTACCTCGCCTCGCTGCGGTCCTCGCGCAACTACGAGAACGTCCTGTCCTGGGGCAAGCGCCTCCTGCACCGCACCCCGGTCGTCGGGCGGCAGATGTATGACACGCTCCACGGGGTCAAGAAGGGCCTCAAGGACATCGTCAGCCCGCAGGGCATGTTCGAGGACCTCGGTCTGAAGTATCTCGGGCCCGTCGACGGCCACGACCTTGCGGCGATGGAGACGGCCCTGCGCCGCGCCCACGACTTCGGTGGCGTGGTGCTGGTGCACGCCATCACCGAGAAGGGTCACGGCTATCAGCCCGCGACCAACGACGAGGCCGACCGGTTCCACGCGGTCGGTGTCATCAACCCCGAGACGGGGCTGCCGCTGGAGCTGTCCGGACGGTCCTGGACCGATGAGTTCAGCGACGAGCTGCTCGACCTGGCCGACGAGCGCGAGGACATCGTGGCCCTCACCGCCTCGATGCTCATCCCCGTCGGGCTCTCGGGGTTTGCCAAGAAGCACCCGCAACGGGTCTTCGACGTCGGCATCGCCGAGCAGCACGCGGTGACCATGGCGGCGGGACTGTCCTTTGCGGGGATGCACCCAGTGGTGGCGGTCTATGCGACCTTCCTCAACCGGGCCTTCGACCAGCTCCTGATGGACTGCGCCCTGCACCGTCAGGGTGTGACCTTCATCCTGGACCGTGCCGGCGTGACCGGCACCGATGGTGCCAGCCACAACGGCATGTGGGACATGGCCCTCGTCTCGATCGTGCCGGGGCTGCGGCTGGCCGCCCCACGTGACGGCGCGCAGATCCGGGTGGCGCTGCGCGAAGCCGTCGACGTGGCTGATGCACCCACCGTGATCCGCTTCCCCAAGGGGACGGTCGCCGAGCCCATCCAGGCGGTGGGGGCTCACGGAAGCGTCGACATCCTGCGGGAGAGCGAGCAGCCGGACCTGCTCCTCGTCTCCGTGGGCGCCCTTGCCAGCGTTGCGCTCGAGGTCGCCGAAAAGCTTGGTGCGCAGGGGATCTCCGTCAAGGTTGTGGACCCTCGCTGGGTCCTGCCGATCAGTGCTGACCTGGTGGAGCTGACGGGGCAGGCTGAGGCTGTCGCGGTGATCGAGGACAACCTGGTGGCGAGCGGGGTCGGCGCCGCACTGGCGGCCTGCCTGCGCGGCGAGGACGACCCCCGGCCGGTGTGGACCTATGGCATCCCCAAGGAATTCCTCGACCACGGCTCGCGTGGGCAGGTCCTGGAGCGGATCGGCCTGACCCCGGACACGGTCGCGACCTCGCTGACCACGCGCCTGCGCGGCTAG
- a CDS encoding helix-turn-helix transcriptional regulator: MVADSDFDKAVAGIGSLTEPARRELYRYVCSRDDSVGREEAAAATGLSHHRAKFHLDRLAADGLLEVDYRRLGERTGPGAGRPAKVYRRSNAELAVSLPERDYELVGRLLAAAIEASAQSGRPVLDALGEVAAEHGRRLAAGLGVQASAPELVDRVLALLSEHGYEPREESRSITLENCPFHTLSQEHTSLVCGMNHAMLEGFTQELQPPCLRAELEPAPGRCCVVLHAQEPAASGSAD, translated from the coding sequence ATGGTGGCCGACAGTGACTTCGACAAGGCCGTGGCAGGCATCGGCTCGCTGACCGAGCCGGCCCGGCGCGAGCTGTATCGCTATGTCTGCAGCCGGGACGACTCGGTGGGCCGTGAGGAGGCCGCGGCGGCGACCGGTCTGAGCCACCACCGGGCCAAGTTCCACCTGGACCGGCTGGCGGCGGACGGGCTGCTCGAGGTCGACTACCGGCGGCTGGGGGAGCGGACCGGGCCTGGGGCAGGGCGGCCCGCCAAGGTCTATCGGCGCTCGAATGCGGAGCTGGCGGTCTCGCTCCCGGAGCGGGACTACGAGCTGGTGGGGCGGTTGCTGGCGGCCGCGATCGAGGCGTCCGCGCAGAGCGGGCGACCGGTGCTGGACGCCCTGGGCGAGGTCGCCGCTGAGCACGGCCGCCGTCTCGCGGCCGGACTGGGCGTGCAGGCCAGCGCCCCCGAGCTCGTGGACCGCGTCCTCGCGCTGCTGTCCGAGCACGGCTACGAGCCTCGTGAGGAGTCCCGGAGCATCACGCTGGAGAACTGTCCGTTCCACACGCTCTCCCAGGAGCACACGAGCCTGGTGTGCGGGATGAACCACGCCATGCTCGAGGGCTTCACCCAGGAGCTGCAGCCGCCCTGCCTGCGGGCAGAGCTGGAGCCTGCCCCGGGTCGCTGCTGCGTCGTGCTGCACGCACAGGAGCCCGCAGCATCCGGCAGCGCTGACTAG
- a CDS encoding ABC transporter ATP-binding protein codes for MITVRDVSHRYDKQVVLDEVGLTLPVGQLTSIVGANGAGKSTLLSVISRLIKPESGSVFIDDLDVQSAGDDAVAKRLAVLRQDNRITARLSVVDLARFGRFPYSKGRLTPEDHVIVDEALDYLDLQPLRDRYLDQLSGGQRQRAYIAMILAQDTDYILLDEPLNNLDMKHSSSMMTLLRRAADDLGKTIVLVLHDINFASCFSDHIVAMRDGKVVVQGTPAQIMHRQTLREVFDMDIHVQDLNGVRLGIFWTTGAPVGPTPGFGEPLMEPDEAEPVVARR; via the coding sequence GTGATCACCGTGCGCGACGTCAGCCACCGCTACGACAAGCAGGTGGTGCTCGACGAGGTGGGGCTGACCCTGCCCGTCGGTCAGCTGACCTCGATCGTCGGCGCCAACGGTGCCGGCAAGTCCACCCTGCTGTCGGTCATCAGCCGGCTGATCAAGCCCGAGTCGGGCAGCGTCTTCATCGACGACCTGGACGTGCAGAGCGCCGGCGACGACGCCGTCGCCAAGCGGCTCGCGGTGCTGCGGCAGGACAACCGGATCACCGCGCGGCTCAGCGTGGTCGACCTGGCCCGCTTCGGGCGCTTCCCCTACAGCAAGGGGCGGCTGACTCCGGAGGACCACGTGATCGTCGACGAGGCGCTGGACTACCTGGACCTGCAGCCCCTGCGGGACCGCTATCTCGACCAGCTCTCGGGTGGTCAGCGACAGCGGGCCTACATCGCGATGATCCTGGCGCAGGACACCGACTACATCCTGCTTGACGAGCCGCTGAACAACCTGGACATGAAGCACTCGTCGTCGATGATGACGTTGCTGCGCCGCGCCGCCGACGACCTCGGCAAGACGATCGTGCTGGTGCTGCACGACATCAACTTCGCGTCCTGCTTCTCCGACCACATCGTCGCGATGCGCGACGGCAAGGTCGTGGTGCAGGGCACGCCGGCGCAGATCATGCACCGTCAGACGTTGCGCGAGGTCTTCGACATGGACATCCACGTGCAGGACCTCAACGGCGTGCGCCTGGGCATCTTCTGGACCACAGGTGCACCGGTCGGTCCCACCCCAGGCTTCGGGGAGCCGCTGATGGAGCCGGACGAGGCCGAGCCGGTCGTCGCGCGACGCTAG
- a CDS encoding siderophore ABC transporter substrate-binding protein: MNLRHHAVAATALTAALTLSACGGGSSADDGGGDAAAAGAETISITDAQGRSVDVPVDPETVVVTDWSVIRTLGDLGIEVDAAPTANIDLPDDLAAYVDGDIPTVGTLQEPDYEAINELEPDLIIIAGRSGNPEILAEMEKISPVVLDMSVRYEEPSGQLTVTEERVVQLGSIFAKETEAQEQMDEIMAQVEEVGTAAAETGDTALFVQVSGGTASAYGPGSRFGIVYDAFGYADTGAPVDEEGSHGQEISQEFFTEFNPDVLLVLDRAAAIGADEAPALEVLNNDLVNTTSAATNDKIHVVDGFSWYIANASPSSLRQMIADIEATL; this comes from the coding sequence ATGAACCTGCGTCACCACGCTGTCGCCGCCACCGCCCTGACCGCCGCACTCACCCTCTCCGCCTGCGGCGGGGGCAGCAGCGCCGACGACGGTGGCGGCGACGCCGCGGCCGCTGGTGCCGAGACCATCTCGATCACCGACGCCCAGGGGCGCTCGGTCGACGTGCCGGTCGATCCCGAGACCGTCGTCGTGACCGACTGGAGCGTCATCCGCACGCTGGGCGACCTCGGCATCGAGGTCGACGCCGCCCCGACCGCCAACATCGATCTGCCCGACGACCTCGCGGCCTATGTCGACGGAGACATCCCCACCGTCGGGACCCTGCAGGAGCCGGACTACGAGGCGATCAACGAGCTCGAGCCTGACCTGATCATCATCGCGGGGCGCAGCGGCAACCCCGAGATCCTGGCCGAGATGGAGAAGATCTCTCCCGTCGTGCTCGACATGTCCGTCCGCTACGAGGAGCCGTCCGGGCAGCTGACCGTCACCGAGGAGCGCGTCGTGCAGCTCGGCTCGATCTTTGCCAAGGAGACCGAGGCCCAGGAGCAGATGGACGAGATCATGGCCCAGGTCGAGGAGGTCGGCACGGCGGCCGCCGAGACCGGCGACACGGCTCTGTTCGTGCAGGTCTCGGGCGGCACCGCGAGCGCCTACGGCCCCGGCTCGCGCTTCGGCATCGTCTATGACGCGTTCGGCTATGCCGACACCGGCGCCCCGGTCGACGAGGAGGGCTCCCACGGCCAGGAGATCAGCCAGGAGTTCTTCACCGAGTTCAACCCCGACGTCCTGCTCGTCCTGGACCGCGCTGCGGCGATCGGTGCTGACGAGGCGCCGGCGCTGGAGGTGCTCAACAACGACCTGGTCAACACCACGTCCGCGGCCACCAACGACAAGATCCACGTCGTCGACGGCTTCTCCTGGTACATCGCCAACGCCTCCCCCAGCAGCCTGCGTCAGATGATCGCCGACATCGAGGCCACCCTCTGA
- a CDS encoding iron chelate uptake ABC transporter family permease subunit, producing MTLLESRRQRATRVASDAEHTSAEERRRRTRIRVTLGVLGLLSVLAVTAYLTYDVRGSWDYAMDLRSRQVGSLIVVGATVGASSLVFQTIAGSRILTPSVMGFDALYLLVQTVIVFFFGSTTFMLMGVGPRFLINAAVLLVFGMLLFRWLFGRSSRNLLVLVLVGIVIGSLFNSLTSLASRVLSPNDFLTLQDVMFASFNTVDADLLWIVAAVSVVGMLALVPLLRYLDVVDLGFDAAVALGVPYHRVVTLSLGVITLLVAVSTALVGPMLFLGLIVANLARQIIPSHRHTDLVIGSALVGVLCTVAGQFVVGHLLDNGTTLSVVVNLVGGIYFILLLMRTVRL from the coding sequence ATGACGCTGCTCGAGTCCCGCAGGCAGCGCGCGACCCGCGTCGCGTCCGACGCCGAACACACCAGCGCGGAGGAACGTCGCCGGCGGACCCGGATCCGGGTGACCCTGGGCGTGCTCGGCCTGCTGTCCGTCCTGGCCGTGACCGCCTACCTGACCTACGACGTGCGCGGCTCGTGGGACTACGCGATGGACCTGCGCAGCCGCCAGGTCGGCTCGCTGATCGTGGTCGGCGCCACGGTCGGCGCCTCCAGCCTGGTGTTCCAGACCATTGCCGGCAGCCGGATCCTGACCCCGAGCGTGATGGGCTTCGACGCCCTCTATCTGCTGGTGCAGACCGTCATCGTCTTCTTCTTCGGCAGCACCACCTTCATGCTGATGGGGGTCGGCCCACGGTTCCTGATCAACGCCGCCGTGCTGCTGGTCTTCGGGATGCTGCTCTTCCGCTGGCTCTTCGGGCGCAGCAGCCGCAACCTGCTGGTCCTGGTGCTGGTCGGCATCGTGATCGGCTCCCTGTTCAACAGCCTGACCTCGTTGGCCTCCCGCGTGCTCAGCCCCAATGACTTCCTGACCCTGCAGGACGTGATGTTTGCCAGTTTCAACACGGTCGACGCCGACCTGTTGTGGATCGTGGCCGCCGTCTCGGTCGTCGGGATGCTCGCGCTGGTGCCGCTCCTGCGCTATCTCGACGTCGTGGACCTGGGCTTCGATGCCGCAGTGGCACTTGGGGTGCCCTACCACCGCGTCGTCACCCTCAGCCTCGGTGTGATCACCCTGCTGGTGGCGGTCTCGACCGCCCTGGTCGGTCCGATGCTCTTCCTCGGTCTGATCGTGGCCAACCTGGCGCGGCAGATCATCCCGAGCCATCGGCATACGGACCTGGTCATCGGCTCTGCGCTGGTCGGCGTGCTCTGCACGGTGGCCGGTCAGTTCGTGGTGGGCCACCTGCTGGACAATGGCACTACCCTCAGCGTCGTCGTCAACCTGGTCGGCGGCATCTATTTCATCCTGCTCCTGATGAGGACGGTCCGACTGTGA